The window CACTCGCCGGGGCGTACTCTCCACAGTGAACAGCTTGTTTGACCCTCTTGGTTTGCTTGCACCTGTAACCATCAAAGGCAGACTTCTTCTCAGAGAGCTCTCCAGCAGCAACCTTGAGTGGGACAGTTCCTTACCCCAAGACATGTACGATGGCTGGAGAAGGTGGCATGACTCGCTGCGAAGTCTAACAAATCTGCACATTCCCCGCCCCTATGTCACGTTCTCCATCTCACAAGCCACATTCATTGAACTTTGTGTGTTCTCAGATGCTTCAGTGAAAGCCATCGCTGCGGTAGCTTATCTGAAGGTCACACACGAAGATAGGCACAGTGAGGTTGGATTCGTTATGGGTAAGGCCAGACTAGCTCCTGTACCAGAACCGACCATTCCTCGATTAGAGCTGTGCGCTGCAGTGCTTGCTGTGGAGATGTCAGAGCTTCTCACAGTAGAACTAAACATAAAGATTGACAAGACAACATTCTACACTGACAGTAAAGTGGTGTTAGGATACATTAATAATCAAAGCAGAAGATTCCATGTATATGTGAACAATCGTGTACAGAGAATCAAGCAGTCTTCCCTACCAGATCAATGGAGATACGTCCCATCAGAGCACAATCCTGCTGATCATGGCTCTCGGTCTGTACCAGCAGAAAAACTCTCTGGTACTTCATGGTTGTACGGCCCAGCATTTCTTCTCAATCACGAGACTCTCTCCCCAGAAAAGGGTCCATTTGAACTTGTCGATCCAGAGTCGGACATTGAAATTCGACATAAAGTCAATGTGCTTGTGACCACAACTGCTCCAGGTGCCTTGGGTTCATCACGCTTTGAAAGATTCTCAAAATGGACTTCCCTTGTCCAAGCGGTGGCCTACCTTCGCCACATCTCTCACAGTTTCAAGTCTAAAGATGGTGATGCCTGTAGCGGCTGGCATCTTTGTAAGGCTAGTCTCACAGATGAAGCTTTATCTGAAGCAGAGCACACGATCATCAGGTGTGTCCAGCATGAAGTTTATGcagaagaaataaaatgcaTCATGGCAAAACGAGACTTACCACGCAACAGTGCTCTTCACAAACTTCATCCCATCATCGATGGCAAAAACTTACTGCGAGTAGGAGGTCGACTTGCAGAGTCTGGCTTGCCGAGTCATCAAGCTAACCCTCTTCTGATACCAGGGAAGCATCACATTGCAACGCTGCTTATTCGACATCACCATGAAGCCACCCAGCACCAAGGAAGACACTTCACTGAAGGGGCTGTGAGAGCAAGTGGCTTATGGGTAGTTGGTTCTAAAAGGTCTATCAGCAGTGTAATCCACAAATGTGTCACCTGCAGAAAGCTTCGAGGTAGAACAGAGCAGCAAATCATGTCTGACTTACCTGCCGAACGCCTTCAGACGGACCCCCCATTCTCTTATGTTGGGCTCGATGTATTTGGACCGTGGGAGGTTTCAACACGCCGCACCAAAGGTGGTCAAGCAAACAGTAAGAGATGGGCAGTCCTGTTCACTTGCATGTCTACACGGGCTGTTCATATTGAAGTGATTGAAACTCTCAGCTCTTCCAGTTTTATCAATGCTCTTCGCAGGTTCTTTGCGATCAGAGGCCCCGCCAAGCAGTTGAGGTCAGATTGCGGAACCAATTTCATTGGTGCCTCCAAGGACCTAAAGTTGCATTCCCCAAAACCTGGTGAGACAAGTGTGGATGACTACTTACGCAAGCAGAGGTGTTCCTGGGTGTTTAATGCTCCTCACTCATCTCACATGGGTGGTGCCTGGGAGCGTATGATAGGCATCTCACGACGCATCCTAGACTCAATGCTCCTACAAGCAGGAAACCCTACACTAACTCACGAGGTCCTGACAACGTTAATGGCGGAAGTCACAGCTATTATCAACGCAAGGCCCTTGGTACCCGTTTCCTCGGATCCAGACGCTCCCTTGATCCTGACCCCCTCAGCTCTGCTCACCCAGAAGTTCGATCCGATCCCAACTCCACCTGGGGATTTCACCAAGGCCGACATATATACACGTCAGTGGAAGAGAGTTCAAGCCCTTGCCGACACATTCTGGGCCAGGTGGCAGAAGGAGTACCTCCACATGCTCCAAGGTCGTCAGAAATGGCAGCTCAGCAAACCAAACTTGAAGGAAGGAGACGTTGTTCTTCTGAAGGACAAGCAACTAAAAAGAAATGAGTGGCCTATGGGTGTCATCGTGAAGACACTTCCAAGCAGAGATGGAGTTGTCAGAAAAATGGAAGTGAAGGTGACACGTGACAAGATTGCAAAGACATTCTGTAGACCCATTTCGGACTGTATCCTTCTTCTGAGAGATTGGTCTAACATGTAAATAgtggcattttttaaaataatgccaGGCGGGGAGTGTACTGGAACTGTTTGTATGCTATTTCTCCAGACCTATAGGGGGCGCAGGTTTGCACAGTTTGCTATGTTGAACCAATTAGTTACTAGAAGAAGTGTGATAGGAAGTGTTTGCTCATGAGTGAAGCAAGACATGGTGTGTTTCTTCTGATCCAAAGCCATCCACTCCGTTAAATCCCTTTGAGTGGCAATATGAGTAAGTTTATTAATTGTATTTACCTTTAAGACAAGGTATATGACATTTTTGAAGTGATTTGGAAACGTTTGATGTGTTTTATATGTCCACATAAATCCAACCCAAGCTAATGTTTATGTGACATTTTTGTATTCTGTATCATTtcagtttcacacttttttgcaTTAAATCCTGTCCAAATACAACACGTGCCTGTTCCTTGGAGGAAGTGATGCAAGAGAGAGTTTAACTGGCTGTGAATCTCAATATAGGACACTGGGTCACATTGGGTGCAACAGTACAGTCTGCATAATCAACAAGTGCTGCTGTGACTCTTGAGGTAGAGCAGGGTTGCTCACTAGTAACATGGAAGATGTTTTAGGCCTGAATGCCTCTtctctgtatgtctgtgttctTGAAAAGACACTGAAACTAACCTTATCCCTGATACTAAGGGCAGTACTGTGTGTAGTCATTACTGCTATCAGTACATGAATGGACGACAGGGTAAGTGAGAGACAACAAAATGTAATTATGATTTATATTTGAACAAACCTGTCCATCCTTGACTGATTGTTACCTAAAATGATGGCTTAAGATCAACACTAGAAATGGTTGCTAGTGGCTACAACCTGCATAAACATCAAGCTGGACCTGAGGTGAATCCTCTTGATTCATTTTACTGTTATGAACGAGTCCCAATACTCCCAATAATATCATCCAGTTATGTAAATTTATCATAAATCCACTAATCTACTGCTGAGTGAAATGTAGAGTTTGTGTTGCCAattcctaaaaaaataaactttctgTGGATTTAAACTGGCAACAATGGTAATTTTAGGGGTCAGCCATCTTTAAGAAGTAGCCTCTGAAAAAGAGTAGTTTCTATTCCTTGCATGTCTGGCGTTACTTAGACCCGCCCCTAAGGAGCTCTCTGGGTCCCTTCAGATAACACTGTGACAGGTAAAGTAGGGGAGAACACCAATGGCAAACCTGGAACCACACAATGCACTTCACACAGCAGCCCAGTACACTGCACATCTCCACTACACCTAACTGTCCTTATCTGAATTCTCCAGCCAGCCCTCGGAGGCTTGCAAAACACATATCATGGAATATTCCCTACTGAATTAGAGCGAGTGCATGGGAGTGCACATATGCTTGCAAAGTAACGCAAACACCATAAATGCACAGTTGTGTGGTGGTTTACTAATTTGCATTTAGATTTCAGAATTtcattttctcttattttcttttaaccCCGTTAGGCCCATCAGCtattttatctttatatttttatttagtttttgctCTCAGACTGGAGCAAAATTTGACCCAGCAGGAACCCAGATGATATGCAGGGAGGTGAGTTTAAGCTTGTATAATGTGATCATTTAAACTTTTACCAAACTTGGGATGATTCAAGAAAATGTAACTGCTTTATAAAACTGCAGTATGCAGTAATAAACTGTGTAATGCTTGTGTAATACTAGATATTAATAACTTGCCTAATGAGATCCTGCTTCACTCAACCTGTGTTACTACACAGAAGAAAGATAAGTTGCAACAAGATGCAGTTATGCCAGAACCAGCTTTGAGTCCTTTTTTCCTAAAAGGCCACACTGTGTTATAAACTAATTCAATAACAGTAAATGATGAGCAATCTTTCACAGTTTCAAAGATGTCTCAGTAgcaagaaccaaaacaaaatttGACTACTTTTTGGTTCTCGCTCTCGCTTGTTTATGCAGATGCACTCCAGCCATGGTTAGAAGTATGAGCAGTAGCATACTGCATAGTTTGGTCTCCCACAAAGACTGCAATGCTCTGCTACATTCCGGCAGCCAGAAGTTTGATCCCCTGACCTGCACACCATGCCACCAGTTATGCACAGCTATTGATGGATGAAATCCTGCAGCAAATCGTGGCCATGACACACCTGTATGGGAAACACTCAGTGGCTTATGTGGAGACATAGGAACTGCAGGCTTATGCAGAGATGTTCATTTTGGAGGCTATTTACAGGTCAAAAAATTAATCAATTCAAATCTGCAGGGTGCTGCTACAAGCCCGTCTCATCAGCAAATGTAAGGGCAGTATGACTTTtgcacagacagaaagagatGCGCTGGCAGCGCCATGTGGGAAGCTTACATGCAAAAACCACAGCCTGTCTATTTGCCACCTGAGCTGGAGTCCCTcttctttaaaatgcaaaaaaacatcattaatatttaataattatatttcatttgaagtggaaaaaaaatattacttcATAATACTTTTACAGCCATTTGTGGGAAGGTGGCATTATTTTTGTTAGGATGAATTTTTTAGTAAAATAATCTGACACtgtatgaaaataataaatcagTTTTCTTGCCAATTATTGACccattttaaattaataaaatattccttgaaatatattttatgcaaattatttttgttttttgttgggttttctttctttctatatGTAAACATACTGGCCTTAAATGGGGCTAAAAtccaaaaaatataatttatatgATATTTTTAGTTCAGGCTGAATTAGTTTTAAAAGACTGCATcatttaaagtagaaaaaaatattactcGATAATTATTTTACAGCAGTCTTTGGGAAGCTACCATTTTGTGTCCTTGGGATCACtagtgtcatttttttaaaaatctgacaaaaaaaaaatgcatgcaaGTCAAGTCGCTGCCAATCATTAACTTATCTGTGGGcctaataaaaatacaaatataatcaaacactccttgtaaatgtatttttgtttttatttttctataaaaATCAGTGGCATTATGTAAATATGCCGGCtcttaaatggttaaaataatatatgaaaataaatcagttttggGGCATTTTGTGGCCTAAAAAGTCTAGTTATTATCAGAGTCAAAAGGATCATCTAAGGGTTCATTTGGGATATTCCCTGTATTCCCTGTCCTATTTTAATTTTTCTGGTAATTCAAAAAATACTGTGCCACCATAAGAAATGTGTTGTATATCCCAGTGCTGTATCAGGGTACTTTGCCTCAGggagtgtttgttttaaaagattttGACTTCAAACACAGACTCTCAAATAAAAGGATACATATaaacttccatccatccatccattcgcttctgcttatcctttccagggtcgcgggagcctatcccagctgtcataggacgAAAGGCGGGTACACCCTAAAACTAGAGTGAACAAGATTTACATTGGATTTCTTCATTAGCTAGACTGAAATATGACTAAAAATGAATGATTATGTTTCTGCTACATATACATAGGTAAATCAGTGTTTTCCAAATACAGTAGCCTTGATAATGTAATAGGGAAAAAACATCTCAAAATTGTGTGCCAGAAATCAGAATTGACTAAACACGACTTTAAACAAGAAGTAATAACTGAAAAGGAAGATACATTGTGCCTTACCAGCACCAAGTTTTTCTATCAGCATACAAGATGTTTTGTTATCATGGCTTTGATTAGAGGCTTTTTTAAACAATACCAAGACTTCTtgctaacattttatttattttgctctaTTAAAATTGATGACAAAAAAGTTCAAATAAACTGCCTCTTGATTATTTTATAGAAATTTAAATCAGGGACCTTTCATATATGTAAAAAGCATTCGCTTTGAATGAAGCCAGACACACTCCTGACAGTAAATCTTCCTGGCTCAAAGAAGCAACTAGGTTATGTTGCAGAGATCCAAGTCTTTCAGATGATAGAACAGTTCCACAGATCCGTGCCTGCAGGCTGGGATAATTCCAGTGCCGATTGAAATCTTTGACTCAAATCCTGGCCCTATTTGAAGATGCATGCCCTCTCACTGTGCTCACATTTTCTCTGGGTTGCAGGTGTCTGGTCATGATACCGCCCTAGGAAGGAGAAACAGATAAAGTTAACTATTAGCCACAATTTGATTGAACTGTCAACCTCAACTTGCTCTTGCTGTCTCTCGCTTGCTCCCCCTCTCTTTTTTGACAAAGAAGAACAGACTCTTGCTGTAATGGCCTTGgggatttaataaaaaaaagacatttcctGCAtctgctatatatatatatatttatatatatatatatatataacatgtgtgtgtgtgtgtgtgtgtgtgtgtgtgtgtgtatgtagagATTTAGGAGGATTGCCGTTCATCAGCAACAATGTCTGTCTTTTGTCCATTACCCCTCAAGAATTTTTAATGGTTGAAAAAAGGTGCTATTATAGATAGGGCTTTAGGTGAAGAAATAGTGAACTGTGCTGAAGAAGAACAGAAACGCATACTGACTGATGTACGGTGTTTGCAGAAGTAAAGCCTACCCTTAACAATTTACACTTTACATATTGCAGTGCTGAATGGAGCTTAGGCCATCAGAAGATCAAAGCCAGTTTTCTCACAGTAGAGCTTGAATGTCCTTTTAACTCCATCCAACAGACCACATGACAAATAACATTCCTttcaaggaaaaagaaaaacattggaAGGACTTTAAACCTCTGGAAAGGTGTTACATGAGTTCTTTCAGGCATTTGgttcattctgatgctcaacAGCTTTTTGGTGCTTCCCGAGTCTGTTTATAAATGTATCTGTGCACATGAACAGGTAGTTTTGACAAGGCTACATAAGGCAGAGTACTCGGAGTTACATACATAGCTAAACACTTAGTCCCCTGCAGATCTAATGGAAGACAGCTCTATTCATCTTCATTCCCAGTTCTGATCTGGTGCACTTTTTTCCATCCCTTTATCCATAAACATCACAGTAAATATGGAATCCTGCTGTGAGGCAATTGATTTTTACAATCTGTGCAGCTTCTTGTAGAATCATCCAAAGTACAAAGTGAAATTGGAAAGCTATTAGTGATTTATTTCATGTAATACATACATGCATAGAAAGCCACACTATAGCAGTATTTAAGGCAGCTGTCTGATGTACAGATTGAAATTCAGTAACTAAAATGTGTTTCAAAttgctttatttatacagttttgAAAATCCAATTGGGTGTTGAACTcaaaagaacagaaaagctCAAATTTAAAATTCAGCCTACCAAAAATGCTAGCAAATGCACCTCAGTAAGGAGGACACCTTAAAAACAAGTTTACAAAATAAAGCACAGCCTTGGGTACCATAGAATTTCAATCCAATTGAATGCTACAGATTTAAACTAATATTACCCTGAGATTGTTATACACATACGTTATACACAAGGTGCAAATGTTGATATCTAGGTGAGCTTCTCACAGCTAATCTGTAGGATGTGCAGGAGAAGAACACAGAGCATCATATACTATCAGAGTCATACCCATACTGCAATATTAAAGTCACTGTTACTGAGGCACGTGCATAAATGTGCATATCACACCAGGGGCTACAGATCTTTATGAAACCCAATATTTCATATTGAAAGACTGCAGCATTTTGACACAATTTTCAACATGTATTTAACATGTAGTTCTGATACTacagacacattaaaaaaaaacctatacaTACAGCTTtttatatgtatacatatacatatatgcatAGCTGCTTGTGTACTGCACTGCTGAGAAAGAGCACACAGAGACAACTGCATATAAATATGTGATATGTAAATGTGATGAATATAATAAGGTTAGACTGAAAATTAACTGCAACTGTACCTTTCAGTTGCAAAACTGTctatttttaatgtcacaagaGAATTTTGCACAGACAGGCCTTTAAAGACTATGTGTTTAGGACTTGTTcttgtaaatacattttttacatGTATGTTCTTGATaacattcttgtttttatttgttttattcgtTTTTCTTAGTTAATTTTTATAGCTGTCacacaggtttttttgtttgttttttgggtttttttgtttgttttttgtttaattttatttcaatcAAAGGTCTTTTCCTTCAATGTTACAGCACATGTTATACCATACATGTTTATTCACATATTGTATGGTTATTACCACTGGGGCAAATTAACACCTGTTGAGCACACCCAAGCTGTTGTCTCTCACTAGATATACCATAATGGGCTTTCTGAATGTGTTGCCCTCTTGAGATCATCTAATATTTGATGTATTCTAAAAGAGTAATGCTGTGCCATCTGTTATGAGTCTTATGTAGTCCTTCCGACTTCTCCAGAGGATTCATGGTGTGTTTATGATATATAATACAGAAGAGCTAGAGCACTGAAGtcatttatgttatttttcttgtttgctttCAGTCATCTGAAATAATagtctatttttatttaatagttAAGCTTTATACAATCACAGATGAAGGGACACAGGCTTTTAATTATAGTTGGCAGATAATACTTGGACTTTTTCATAGAGAAGGTTTTCTTTCCTGcacaaaaatgtaaacttttagATGTACAGTAGGACAACCTTTGACCCAAAAACAGTCTTGGGGAAAAAGTTCCTGAAAGTAtgatagaaaggtgtcagaataTATAGTGCATCAAAGCTTGAGAGCCCATGCTGACCCTTGTCTATCACCAAAAGCACCAAAAGAACAGTGGGCAGATCACTGTCCAAATGGGACCAGACAGTAATGGAAGAAGAGTGCCTTGATTTAATAAGATAGGTTTTCTTTAAGTCATGTGGATGTGGATGTATCCACACCCTGAAGATATGGCAGCAGTATGCACTAATAAGAAAAAAGTAAGCTTGTAGGAAGAAAGCTGTGTGATGCTCTGGAATATGTTCTTCTGTGGAACCTAGGGTTTTTCCATTCATGCGGATGTTATCTTCATAAGTACCACCGACCTAAACTATGGAAAAGGCCATATACACCCTTTCATGTCAACAGTATTCCTTAATGGCAGTGGCTTCTTTCGGCAGAATAATATGTGCAAGCTGTACAGAAgggttaaaaaaatcattttgcacaccCCTAGGTTCATGACTATTATTAATGATGGCTATGATGTTTAGTTTAATTCAGGAAGGGTTCCACTAAATAACTTTTCTTTATGGATTAAAATGCCAATATAACTGTAACAGATCTTTTGCTTGGGCTAAAAAACATATtaagaattatttttaaaagttggTCATACAAGTTATGACCAACTAGCAGTCTGAAATGATTTAAGATTCCAAAttaaacagattttattttagaaGCTTCAACTTGAAAATGTTTGACTCTGATAATAACTAGACTTAAGTATCAAGAATACTTCACTGTAGCCATAAAACAATAGTTACCAATTTAATGGCTGATTTCATATGTCTACTCACAGTTATGTTTACTAAATTTGAACTGAAGTGTTGTGTATGCTTTTTAACACCACTGGTTAAGTTCAGTTATTAGTGAGATGTGGATCTGAGTGATAATCCTTATTTGTTAGTGCCATGCACTAGCAATCTGGTCAGGTTGTGCCCCTAcagtaaatgtttaaataaggGGTTaagaaaacatgtgaaaatcCGGGTGTGTACAATGGTATTAATATAGCATGTTTGCAATGTGCCAAATTGTTTCAAAATGTCACACACCTATTGGGTGACTGTCATCAGTGCTTTTCGCTGTTGGCGTCCATTCTCTTTTGTTTCAATTTGTACAGATGAAAATTGGACTGTTTGTTATTCAACTGTTATCAGCAGCAGGCGTTGTAGCTTCCTCACCCAACCTGCTAAATTCAAGTTGGGTATGGTTCCAAATCCATGTATTTAAGACTGATTCCTGATGGAAAAGGTTTTATGTCAACTCAAGTAATACTGTCTTCACCATGCTATTCTCTTGTCAGCTTCACACTGACTATGTGTGAGTCTGTATGTATTTGTTGGTTGAGGTTGGAGAAACTATTGGGTTGACATAGATGAGAGCGGGGTGGGGTTCTACTGGTAAAGAAGCCTGTGTGGTGGTCTGACTGAACTTTGACATGGCCATACACACTACGTAATTGAATGCTAGAAACGTTTTACTATAGTACCGAATAGTTTACCACTGCACTCAACCGTTTCTATATAAAACAGAATATACATTGTTTGCAGAGTTTTGaattaaaatgtatataaaagcATCAACTCAGCATCAATCAACTCATACAGCAGTATGTTCACAGACTATCTAGACCCATTTTATTGTAAGAGATAACAGCTTGGTAATATGTATATTTGTAGAAGTTTGATACATTTGTAAAACTTCATAAAAGAGCATGGCCCTCCAAAACCCTGCATATGTTTAGTTTAACATGTTAAAATGATTTTGAGGTTGAAAGTTCCCATGGGTGTATTGTTGGAAGAAGTTGGAAGAAATCTGAGCCTGAGGGTGGAAATTATTCTCCCTTTTCACTAAAGGAATTTTATCAGACTTGACCAGCAATCAGTGCTGTAATTGGCTGCAAGATACAAACAAACTCAAGCAGTCTTCATGGGCCTTACTTGGTAAGTGTATCCAGAGGCTGTATTAAAATCCACATACCAGTCAGTATTGTGTCAGTTGGATACGGTGAAGCCAATATGAAATGTTATATATCCAGTACTTCCAACAACCATTTTGAGGTTCATCTGATTGGACATGCTGCACATGCATGCCCTGATAAAGAACAGCCCTTCAGCTCACAGAAAATACTCCAGAGAACTTAAAATATGTTATGTTCATATGGTGTTTTAAATTAAGTAAACTTTATTAGcatttttattgaaataatGGCCATATGTAACTGAGATACAACTTGCAGTTTGTGGCTAATCCTGGAAATGTGTTTATAGATATATGAAGTTTCAAATATACaggattgattgattgattgattgattgattgattgattgattgatgttCAAAATACATAAACTTGGTCTTGTAATAATACAGCCAGGGAAAATAAGGAAAGCATCATGCAGATTTACATGACTAATAAATTTcaagttgttttcattcatcatTTTCATGACACAAAGAGCTGCTGGCAGCTTTATTGTTTATGTTGCACTTTTTTCTGTACCTTGTCCTTCTGCCTTCAGGTTCTTTGGGATGTGAACTTGGTAGATAGCTTTTAGGTTTTGTAAGACtcaggaagaaaaaagagacaaaagacaaaaactgttgCTTAATAGAACATTACTAACATAAAACTACaggtttaaatattaaaaatgaaataaattagaAGACAAACCAATTGATTAGCGTTGTATATTATGCATTTCTAATTGTgcattttttatactttttttattaatgctttattatcattgttatttgctttatttatttattttcat is drawn from Pelmatolapia mariae isolate MD_Pm_ZW linkage group LG7, Pm_UMD_F_2, whole genome shotgun sequence and contains these coding sequences:
- the LOC134632185 gene encoding uncharacterized protein LOC134632185, which codes for MLKTCSGVTHTTGRRACGYMVESLDGKMSFPLPTLIECNAIPNNREEVPTAEAALHHPHLKAIAAEIPPLDPSADILLLIGRNLLRVHKVREQINGRDNDPFAQKLDLGWVIIGDVCLGNAHKPSKVNVLKTYVLDNGRPSYLTPCNSHLSVKEDFSLGQTKAISSQLPSAHSHQRPTAENLGDSVFCHTSNDNHLAHSAEDVIFLKKMAGFFKDNTDSWVAPLPFRTPRRKLPDNRSYAYQRLMTLRRTLDKKPEMKTHFVEFMQKMLDNQHAELAPPPNKDKEYWYLPIFGVYHPQKPGKIRVVFDSSAQFDGVSLNEVLLSGPDLNNTLLGVLLRFRKEPVAVTADIEQMFYCFVVQEDHRDYLRFLWYKDNDLGKDVVDYRMRVHVFGNSPSPAVAIYGLRLAAREAESEYGTDARDFVEHNFYVDDALKSFPTAAEAVDVLQRTQKMLALSNLRLHKIASNKVEVVSAFPPEDRAKDIKDLDLTTDELPVQRSLGVSWNPTTDTFTFHVPQEQKPFTRRGVLSTVNSLFDPLGLLAPVTIKGRLLLRELSSSNLEWDSSLPQDMYDGWRRWHDSLRSLTNLHIPRPYVTFSISQATFIELCVFSDASVKAIAAVAYLKVTHEDRHSEVGFVMGKARLAPVPEPTIPRLELCAAVLAVEMSELLTVELNIKIDKTTFYTDSKVVLGYINNQSRRFHVYVNNRVQRIKQSSLPDQWRYVPSEHNPADHGSRSVPAEKLSGTSWLYGPAFLLNHETLSPEKGPFELVDPESDIEIRHKVNVLVTTTAPGALGSSRFERFSKWTSLVQAVAYLRHISHSFKSKDGDACSGWHLCKASLTDEALSEAEHTIIRCVQHEVYAEEIKCIMAKRDLPRNSALHKLHPIIDGKNLLRVGGRLAESGLPSHQANPLLIPGKHHIATLLIRHHHEATQHQGRHFTEGAVRASGLWVVGSKRSISSVIHKCVTCRKLRGRTEQQIMSDLPAERLQTDPPFSYVGLDVFGPWEVSTRRTKGGQANSKRWAVLFTCMSTRAVHIEVIETLSSSSFINALRRFFAIRGPAKQLRSDCGTNFIGASKDLKLHSPKPGETSVDDYLRKQRCSWVFNAPHSSHMGGAWERMIGISRRILDSMLLQAGNPTLTHEVLTTLMAEVTAIINARPLVPVSSDPDAPLILTPSALLTQKFDPIPTPPGDFTKADIYTRQWKRVQALADTFWARWQKEYLHMLQGRQKWQLSKPNLKEGDVVLLKDKQLKRNEWPMGVIVKTLPSRDGVVRKMEVKVTRDKIAKTFCRPISDCILLLRDWSNM